TGGGATCAGCCGGATCTTCAGCCCCTATGACTATGGCCCGTTCTATAGCAATCCGCTTTCCGCAGTGTTGCAGGAATTGCCCTATACCGGCTTTGACAGCGAAAAGGGTCCGGAACTGTTCGTCGCGGCCACCAATGTCCGCAGCGGGCGGATCAGGGTCTTTACCGGCAGGCGGGTGACGGTGGATGCGGTGCTGGCCTCGGCCTGTCTGCCGACGCTGTTTCGCGCCGTGGAAATCGCCGACCCGGATACCGGAAATGTCGAATCCTTCTGGGATGGCGGCTATACCGGCAATCCGGCGCTGTTTCCGCTCTATGCCCATCATCTGCCGCGTGACATCGTGATCGTGAACATCAATCCGCTGATGCGCGACGGGGTGCCCAAGACTCCGGTCGAGATTTCGGACCGCGTCAATGAGATCAGCTTCAACAGCGCGCTGATGTCGGAATTGCGCGCCATCAACTTTGTGAAACGCCTGCACCGCGAGGACCGGTTGCGGGACCGCGCCATGAAGGACCCGCTGGTTCACATGATTCTGGATGACGTGCTGATGAACGATCTGACGGCGCGATCCAAGGTGATGCCGGGACCCGGGTTTCTTGCGCGGATGAAACAGGCCGGGCAAGAGGCCGCGGACCGTTTTCTGAATGATCATGCCGATGCGCTGAACCGTCAGGACACCGTGGATCTGCCAGCGCTTTTGACCGGTTCGGGCATCGTCGGATAGACCAGCCCGGCCGAGATGACCAGTTTGGCGGCATCCTCGACGCTCATGTCCAGAAAGGTGACATCGCTTTCGGGCACATAGATCAGAAAGCCCGAGGTCGGATTGGGCGTGGTCGGCACGAAGACCGCAATCAGATCGTCCGAGACGTGGCGGATCAGTTCTCCCTTGGCCGGGCCGGCGACGAAGCCGACCGCCCACAGCCCCTTGCGCGGATATTCCAGCATGCAGGCCCGGTCAAAACGTGCCTCGCTTTGCGACAGGACGGTTTCCGCGATCTGTTTCAGCGCGCCATAGACCGAACGGATGACCGGCATCCGGTTAACGATCTGTTCGCCGGTGCGCAGCAGCGAGCGGCCCAGCCAGCCCTTGGCCAGCCAGCCGATCACGACCGTGAAGAACAGGAAGAACAGCGCGCCCACGCCGCGCAGGTTGATGCCGATATATTGTTCGGGCCGCCAGCGGGCGGGCACCATGGGCAGCACCCAGCTGTCCATCCAGCCGGTCAGCGTCCAGATCAGCCAGACCGTGATGCCGATCGGGGCAACCACGATCAGCCCGGCCAGAAAGTTCGACCGGATCACGCCCAGCACACCGCGTCGGCGGGGCGTGATCTGAATGGAAGAGGGTTCAGGAATCTGCATGGGCGAATTGGAACAGCGCCATGCCGGTTCGGGTCAAGCGGCTTTCGACATCTCGGTCGCGATTTCTGCCGCCAGTCGCGCATTGTTCATCACCAGCGCGATATTGGAGCTGAGCGAACGTCCCTCGGTCAGTTCGAAGATCCGTTGCAGCAAGAATGGCGTCACCGATTTGGCAGCCACGCCCTGAACCTCGGCCTCGTCCAGCGCCTTGAGAATCACCGGCAGGATTTCACTCTGGGTGATCTCGTCCTCGGGCGGGATCGGATTGGCGACCAGTTGCCCGCCCTTCAGCCCCAGGGCTGCCCGCATCCGGGCGGCGGCGGCGATCTCGGCGGGGCTGTCCATGCGCAGAGGCGCCGGAATGCCCGAGCTGCGCGACCAGAAGGCCGGCAATTCGTCCTGACCATAGGCAATGACCGGCACGCCCAGGGTTTCCAGAACCTCCCAGGTCTTGGGAAGGTCAAGAATTGCCTTGGCTCCGGCCGCGACAACCGTCACGGGTGTCTGTGCCAGTTCATGCAGGTCGGCCGAAACGTCAAAGCTGGTTTCCGCGCCGCGATGAACCCCGCCGATGCCACCGGTGGCAAAGACGCTGATCCCGGCCAGCGCCGCGCAGATCATCGTGGCGGCCACGGTGGTTGCGCCGGTGCGGCCATTGGCAAGGCAGACGGCCAGATCGGCACGACTCAGTTTCATGGCCTGTTCGGGCGGTGTCTGGGCCAGGGCCTGCAAGGTTGCATCGGTCAGCCCGATATGGATCTGCCCGCCCATCACCGCGATGGTCGCGGGAACCGCGCCATTGTCGCGGATGACCTGTTCGACATTGCGGGCCATTTCCAGATTCTGCGGATAGGGCATGCCATGGGTGATGATGGTCGATTCCAGCGCCACGACAGGGCGCTTTTCGGCAAGCGCCTGTTCGACTTCGGGCGAGAAGGTCAGGGGAGCGGCGGTCATGGAACATCCTTTCCGGAAACATGGGCGGCCGAGGCGTCCACCGCCTGGCGCAGGGCCGCTTCGCGCGGCTGTTGGTTCAATTCGGCGGCGAGATGGGCGGCAAGAAAGCAGTCGCCTGCACCGGTGACGCGGGCCAGATTGACCCGGGGCGGGGTGACGGAGATGGTCGGGCCATTGGCAATCGCCTCGGCCGCGGGATTGGGACCATCGGTCACCAGAACCCGCGCGGCACCGCGCGCAACGACCGCCTCGGCGGCAGAGGCGGCATCGGGGCAGGCGCGACCGGCAAGGATTTCGGCTTCGAGCCGGTTCAGATAGAAACAGCCGCGTCGCGTGGCGATCAGCGGCTCCAGACGCTCGGCCTTGCCAGGGCTGGCGGGCACGACGCGCAGATCGGCCTGCTCCAGACGTCGGTCGCGGGCAATGGCGGCCAGCAGATCCTCGGTCAGATTGCCGTCCAGAACCACCGGTCCGGCCCATCCGGCCAGATCATTGTCCAGCGGGGCCAGGATGGACTCTCCGGCGCGTTCAAGGCTGTGGGCATCGGCAATGGCGGCAATCAGCCCTTCGCTGTCCTCGATGGCCATGTAACAATCGGTGGGCAAGCCGGTGTCGCGGTTGAGCCATGCGGTCAGCACACCCAGTCGTCCGGCCTCGGCCACAAGCGATTCCCCCTCGGGGTCGCGCCCGACCGCCGAGAGCACTGCCGAGGAGACCCGCCAGCGCGCCAGCGCCACCGCGACATTCAGGGCCACGCCGCCGGGCACATGGTGGATGCGACCGGGGACATCGGCCCCCGAGGCCATGCGGCGCGAGGCGCGACCGATCACATCCCACAGCATGGCACCAATACATAGAATATCGGGACGCTTGGTCATTCCTGGTTCCATTCCTCGATCTGCACCTTCAGGAAACGTTCGAAATCGTCCAGATCGACGGGGTCGAACTGTCCGAAGCCCTGCATCCAGACCGAGGCGCTGCGCATGCCATCGGGGTCCAGCTTGCACCAGGTGATCCGGCCGCGACGTTCCTGACGGATCAGGCCCGCGGCTGCAAGCACCGACAGATGCTTCGAGATCGCGGCAAGGCTCATCTCGAAGGGTGCCGCGACGTCACTGACGGCCATGTCGTCTTCCAGCAACATGGAAAGCACCCGTCGCCGGGTCGGATCGGCCAGCGCCGAGAAGATGAGGTCCAGTCTGTCAGGTGGCGGCATTGCGCTGGGAAAGCCCGTGATCGGAGGAATGGTCAACTTGACGGTTGAATAATGTCCGGGGCCAAAAGGGAATGCAAGACCGCGTCTGGAATTGAAACTAAATTTAACTATATGATTTAATTGAAATAATTCCAATGTCCCTGCCGCTTGACTTGAAGGACATTCCCCCATAGACACCCCTCGAACGATAACGGGGGCGTGAAAGATGGCCGAAGGGCCCCGGAATGGCGAGGGCAGGGATGCAGATGCAGCCCGCTTGCGCGATCTGGAGGAACGGCTGTCCAGGGCGACCCCCGGACCTGAGGCCAGTGGGCCGATGGCAGGCTATGACAAGGGGCATCTTGCCTGGCGCATGGTCACCGAGATGGTCGCAGGCATCCTGATGGGCTGCGGCATCGGATACGGATTGGATTATCTGTTCGGCACGAAGCCGTTCCTGATGATCCTGTTTATATTTCTGGGCTTCGCGGCCGGCATCAAGACGATGATGCGCACCGCGTCCGAGCTTGACACCAAACCCGGCAATGCGCCGGAGACCGATGAGAGGGATTGATCGTGGCGACCGAAGCGCATGGTGAAGCAACCGGCCTGACCTTCCACCCGATGGATCAGTTCATCGTCAAGCCGTTGTTTGGCGACGGACCCGTTCACTGGTATACCCCGACCAATGTCACCCTGTGGATGGCCGTGGTCGCACTG
This is a stretch of genomic DNA from Paracoccus seriniphilus. It encodes these proteins:
- a CDS encoding pseudouridine-5'-phosphate glycosidase, with amino-acid sequence MTAAPLTFSPEVEQALAEKRPVVALESTIITHGMPYPQNLEMARNVEQVIRDNGAVPATIAVMGGQIHIGLTDATLQALAQTPPEQAMKLSRADLAVCLANGRTGATTVAATMICAALAGISVFATGGIGGVHRGAETSFDVSADLHELAQTPVTVVAAGAKAILDLPKTWEVLETLGVPVIAYGQDELPAFWSRSSGIPAPLRMDSPAEIAAAARMRAALGLKGGQLVANPIPPEDEITQSEILPVILKALDEAEVQGVAAKSVTPFLLQRIFELTEGRSLSSNIALVMNNARLAAEIATEMSKAA
- a CDS encoding DUF502 domain-containing protein; amino-acid sequence: MQIPEPSSIQITPRRRGVLGVIRSNFLAGLIVVAPIGITVWLIWTLTGWMDSWVLPMVPARWRPEQYIGINLRGVGALFFLFFTVVIGWLAKGWLGRSLLRTGEQIVNRMPVIRSVYGALKQIAETVLSQSEARFDRACMLEYPRKGLWAVGFVAGPAKGELIRHVSDDLIAVFVPTTPNPTSGFLIYVPESDVTFLDMSVEDAAKLVISAGLVYPTMPEPVKSAGRSTVS
- a CDS encoding ArsR/SmtB family transcription factor; amino-acid sequence: MPPPDRLDLIFSALADPTRRRVLSMLLEDDMAVSDVAAPFEMSLAAISKHLSVLAAAGLIRQERRGRITWCKLDPDGMRSASVWMQGFGQFDPVDLDDFERFLKVQIEEWNQE
- a CDS encoding AtpZ/AtpI family protein, whose amino-acid sequence is MAGYDKGHLAWRMVTEMVAGILMGCGIGYGLDYLFGTKPFLMILFIFLGFAAGIKTMMRTASELDTKPGNAPETDERD
- a CDS encoding patatin-like phospholipase family protein, whose translation is MQDKQINLALQGGGAHGAFGWGVLDRLLDEPWLQISAISGTSAGALNGAAIKAGMSRHSGPAGRRAARENLNCLWREVGEMSDNRMVRWMHSLMPMPRSMHRLTEMFSPAAWLDGISRIFSPYDYGPFYSNPLSAVLQELPYTGFDSEKGPELFVAATNVRSGRIRVFTGRRVTVDAVLASACLPTLFRAVEIADPDTGNVESFWDGGYTGNPALFPLYAHHLPRDIVIVNINPLMRDGVPKTPVEISDRVNEISFNSALMSELRAINFVKRLHREDRLRDRAMKDPLVHMILDDVLMNDLTARSKVMPGPGFLARMKQAGQEAADRFLNDHADALNRQDTVDLPALLTGSGIVG
- a CDS encoding PfkB family carbohydrate kinase, which encodes MTKRPDILCIGAMLWDVIGRASRRMASGADVPGRIHHVPGGVALNVAVALARWRVSSAVLSAVGRDPEGESLVAEAGRLGVLTAWLNRDTGLPTDCYMAIEDSEGLIAAIADAHSLERAGESILAPLDNDLAGWAGPVVLDGNLTEDLLAAIARDRRLEQADLRVVPASPGKAERLEPLIATRRGCFYLNRLEAEILAGRACPDAASAAEAVVARGAARVLVTDGPNPAAEAIANGPTISVTPPRVNLARVTGAGDCFLAAHLAAELNQQPREAALRQAVDASAAHVSGKDVP